Below is a window of Streptomyces qaidamensis DNA.
CGTCGGTGAACTGGTCACCAACGCCCTGGTGCACGCCGGGAGCCGCTTCCGGCTCACGCTCTTCGCCGCGCACGGCGTACTGCGCTGCGAGGTCGCCGACGGCGAGCGCCGCGTGCCGCGGGTACTGGAGGCGGGCGGCGGGGAGAGCGGCCGTGGAATGTTCCTGGTGGACGCACTCGCCCAGCGCTGGGGCTGCCACCGGGACGGGCCGGGCAAGACCGTGTGGTTCGAGCTCGGCACGTGCGGGGCGGAC
It encodes the following:
- a CDS encoding ATP-binding protein — encoded protein: MLQLSGRHLPDPDARYGPFPQPPLGAGHLRVEYAPRPTAVREARAEVRRQLEGWGLAERGEVADVAELLVGELVTNALVHAGSRFRLTLFAAHGVLRCEVADGERRVPRVLEAGGGESGRGMFLVDALAQRWGCHRDGPGKTVWFELGTCGADGCGRRRP